GAGCCATCACCATACGCAGCAATGGTCGCAGCCCAGAGAGTAGCTGAGGAGCTAAAAGAAAAAGGAGTGGATTCATTGCATATAAAGGTAAGGGGAATAGGAAGGGGAAGGAGTAAAAGCCCCGGACCGGGAGCGCAAGCCGCCATAAGAGCGCTGGCGAGAGCTGGCTTCAAGATAGGGAGGATAGAGGATGTTACACCCTTGCCACATGATGGATGCAGGGAAAAGGGAGGGAAGCGCGGGAGAAGAGTATGAAGCTTTCATTTATTGAACTGACAGATAATTATGCAAAAATTCTTTTTGAAGATACGACGCCTCATTTTGTTAATTCTATAAGAAGAACACTTCTCTCTGATTTGCCAAAGCTTGCAATAGAAAATGTAAGGATTTATGATAATACTTCTGCTCTTTTTGACGAAATAATTGCCCATCGCCTTTCCATGCTGCCACTTCCAACAAGGCTTGATTTGCTTGTCCCAAGAAATGAATGCACATGTAATGGAAAGGGATGCCCTTCCTGCACCGTTCATTATACCCTAAGCAAGGAGGGGGAAGGAACTGTTTATTCTGGCGACCTGAAGGCTGAGGACGCAATGTGGGAAGTTATAGATAAAAACATTCCAATTGCAAGACTGATAAAAAATCAGCGCATAATATTGGAAGCAGAGGCAGTGCTTGGCACAGGGAAGGAGCATGCAAAATGGCAGACAATATGTGGAATAGGATATAAATATTATCCAGTAATTAAAATAGAGGAAAGATGTAATTTATGCGGGGATTGCGTGCATGCTTGTCCAAGAAATATTCTTGAAATTAAAAATAATAAACTCATGGTTAAAAATGAAATAGATTGCATACTGTGCAAGAGTTGTGAAGAAATATGCAAGTTAAATGCAATAAAGGTGGAGGGGGATGAAAATAGAATAATAATGCAATATGAGACAGATGGCTCAATATCCGCAAAGGAAGCACTGAAGGAAGCATTAAAGATATTGAAGAAAAAATATGAGGATTTAGAGGAAAATCTATAGAGGAAATCTCCAGTCAATGCCTATTGTGCGGAATGATATTTTTGGAATAATCGGGAATTTTCTCTTATGCTCTGTTTTTTTAACCATCCCATATATTCTTTTTACTTCATCCATATTTACTCCTGCTATTTTTGATATTTCTTCAAAACTTTTCTGCCTTTCAAGTCCATACAGTATTTTATCAAGTTTTTCATAGGATATCCCCAGTTCTTTTTCATCTGTCTGCCCTTTCCATAAGCCTGCTGTCGGGGGCTTCTTCAATATCTCTTCTGGAATACCAACATGCCTAGCAAGCTGATATACCTGTGTTTTATATAAATCGCCTATGGGCAGTATATCGCTTGCCCCGTCTCCATATTTAGTAAAGTATCCTATCATGAGCTCTGTTTTGTTTGATGCCCCGCATACAAGAGCATTTTTT
This sequence is a window from Thermoplasmatales archaeon. Protein-coding genes within it:
- the rpsK gene encoding 30S ribosomal protein S11, which encodes EPSPYAAMVAAQRVAEELKEKGVDSLHIKVRGIGRGRSKSPGPGAQAAIRALARAGFKIGRIEDVTPLPHDGCREKGGKRGRRV
- a CDS encoding DNA-directed RNA polymerase subunit D; the encoded protein is MKLSFIELTDNYAKILFEDTTPHFVNSIRRTLLSDLPKLAIENVRIYDNTSALFDEIIAHRLSMLPLPTRLDLLVPRNECTCNGKGCPSCTVHYTLSKEGEGTVYSGDLKAEDAMWEVIDKNIPIARLIKNQRIILEAEAVLGTGKEHAKWQTICGIGYKYYPVIKIEERCNLCGDCVHACPRNILEIKNNKLMVKNEIDCILCKSCEEICKLNAIKVEGDENRIIMQYETDGSISAKEALKEALKILKKKYEDLEENL
- a CDS encoding NAD+ synthase, whose translation is MLNINEEEVLNIILNFIRDYKENSGREKIVIGLSGGVDSSLVAKLATMAVGNENVHSIFLPDVSTPLEDFEHARLMAKILSISYRVIDLSPMIHSITNACGEMDEVTLGNIKARLRMIFLYQFANSKNALVCGASNKTELMIGYFTKYGDGASDILPIGDLYKTQVYQLARHVGIPEEILKKPPTAGLWKGQTDEKELGISYEKLDKILYGLERQKSFEEISKIAGVNMDEVKRIYGMVKKTEHKRKFPIIPKISFRTIGIDWRFPL